The Crocosphaera subtropica ATCC 51142 genome includes a window with the following:
- a CDS encoding PEP-CTERM sorting domain-containing protein, whose protein sequence is MVHRAPIFGRGSSSSGFSSAEFSNYVAGSYFDDDNSTVGFSSQLTFGGFERTYAIATEVQAVPEPLTMLGAGAAIAFGAGFKRKLGKVKQK, encoded by the coding sequence ATGGTTCATCGGGCCCCTATTTTTGGTAGAGGCTCTTCTAGTTCAGGCTTTTCTAGTGCAGAATTTTCTAATTACGTTGCAGGTTCCTACTTCGATGATGATAATAGCACAGTGGGATTTAGTTCACAACTTACCTTTGGTGGTTTTGAACGAACCTATGCTATTGCGACTGAAGTACAGGCTGTACCTGAACCTTTAACTATGTTGGGGGCTGGTGCTGCTATTGCCTTCGGTGCTGGTTTCAAACGCAAGTTAGGAAAAGTTAAGCAGAAATAA
- the apcA gene encoding allophycocyanin subunit alpha yields the protein MSIVTKSIVNADAEARYLSPGELDRIKAFVTGGAARLRIAETLTGSRETIVKQAGDRLFQKRPDVVSPGGNAYGEEMTATCLRDMDYYLRLITYGIVSGDVTPIEEIGLVGVREMYKSLGTPIEAVAQSVREMKEVATGMMSADDAAEAGSYFDYVIGAMS from the coding sequence ATGAGTATTGTCACGAAATCCATCGTGAATGCTGATGCAGAAGCCCGCTACCTCAGCCCTGGCGAACTTGATAGAATCAAAGCCTTTGTGACTGGTGGTGCTGCCCGTTTACGCATTGCAGAAACCTTAACCGGTTCACGGGAAACTATTGTTAAGCAAGCCGGCGATCGCTTATTCCAAAAGCGTCCTGATGTTGTTTCTCCTGGTGGAAACGCTTATGGTGAAGAAATGACCGCTACCTGTCTTCGTGACATGGACTACTATCTTCGTCTGATCACCTACGGAATCGTTTCTGGTGACGTTACCCCCATCGAAGAAATTGGTTTAGTAGGGGTAAGGGAAATGTACAAATCTTTGGGAACCCCCATTGAAGCTGTAGCCCAAAGTGTACGGGAAATGAAAGAAGTAGCAACCGGAATGATGTCTGCTGATGACGCAGCAGAAGCTGGTTCTTACTTTGATTATGTCATTGGTGCGATGAGCTAA
- a CDS encoding HEAT repeat domain-containing protein, with the protein MDNDRALQEFKTAIYQNKNEDHNLIKLGLTLLESGDFQQRWEVAKLFPKLGEKIIDPLLSILENESIEVEYRWFIARILSEFNDVRIIISFTQLLETTEEEELLNVIAEGLGKIGISAINRLETLLQKDESSRLVAVKALAQIRHSETIEPLLKVVNDPQPEIRAIALESLGSFHRKQLIPIFIEALNDPVSMVRKEAIIILGMQSELTTEFNIIQHLEPLLYDINLEICQQTALTLGRMKSDEAIEELSIVLQKETTPIELKKAVIQGLSWTESPQALINLKQELSRENLEVCLIIIRLLGTQKSEIVRHQASQILIDFLASKKTISQQPKIKQEIAVSLGELGGKTAITCLKKLANDPNKSVKLHSIAGLKKNNH; encoded by the coding sequence ATGGATAATGATAGAGCATTACAAGAATTTAAAACAGCAATTTATCAGAATAAAAATGAAGATCATAACCTAATTAAACTAGGATTAACCTTGTTAGAATCAGGAGATTTTCAGCAACGGTGGGAAGTAGCAAAATTGTTCCCTAAACTGGGAGAAAAGATTATTGATCCCTTATTAAGTATTTTAGAAAATGAAAGTATAGAAGTTGAATATCGTTGGTTCATTGCTCGTATTTTATCGGAATTTAATGATGTAAGAATAATTATTTCTTTTACTCAACTGTTAGAAACCACAGAAGAAGAGGAACTTTTAAACGTAATAGCAGAGGGGTTAGGAAAGATAGGTATTTCTGCTATAAATCGCTTAGAAACATTATTACAAAAGGATGAATCTTCTAGATTAGTCGCTGTGAAAGCATTAGCACAAATTCGTCATTCAGAGACTATTGAACCTTTGCTCAAAGTTGTCAATGATCCTCAACCAGAAATTCGGGCGATCGCTTTAGAATCTTTAGGAAGTTTTCATCGAAAACAATTGATTCCTATCTTTATTGAAGCATTAAATGATCCTGTTTCTATGGTTCGTAAAGAAGCTATTATTATTCTAGGAATGCAATCAGAATTAACAACAGAATTTAACATTATTCAACATTTGGAACCATTACTTTATGACATAAATTTAGAAATTTGTCAACAGACTGCCCTAACTTTAGGACGAATGAAAAGCGATGAAGCCATAGAAGAATTATCCATAGTTCTCCAGAAAGAAACAACCCCTATAGAGCTAAAAAAAGCCGTTATCCAAGGATTAAGTTGGACGGAATCACCACAAGCTTTAATTAATTTAAAACAAGAATTATCTAGAGAAAATTTAGAAGTTTGTTTAATAATAATTCGTTTATTAGGGACTCAAAAAAGCGAAATAGTTAGACATCAAGCGAGTCAAATTTTAATAGATTTTTTAGCATCAAAAAAAACCATCAGTCAACAACCTAAAATAAAACAAGAGATAGCCGTTTCTTTAGGAGAATTAGGGGGTAAAACAGCCATCACTTGCCTTAAAAAACTAGCAAATGACCCTAATAAATCTGTTAAATTACACTCGATCGCAGGATTAAAAAAGAATAACCATTAA
- a CDS encoding phycobilisome linker polypeptide, which produces MRMFKVTACVPSQTRIRTQRELQNTFFTKLVPYDNWFREQQRIMKMGGKIVKVELATGKPGTNTGLL; this is translated from the coding sequence ATGCGAATGTTTAAAGTCACCGCTTGCGTTCCCAGTCAAACAAGAATTCGGACTCAGCGGGAATTACAAAATACCTTTTTCACAAAATTAGTTCCCTATGATAATTGGTTTCGGGAACAACAACGAATCATGAAAATGGGCGGTAAAATCGTCAAAGTAGAATTGGCTACAGGGAAACCTGGAACTAATACTGGATTACTGTAG
- a CDS encoding DUF29 domain-containing protein, which produces MAHLLLLEYWSQESQYNAADWKAEITEFRFQIKGILTKNLQNFLVSRFELIYQNSLKYTKRKTELNTFPQKCPYSLEQLLDEDWFPTK; this is translated from the coding sequence ATCGCTCATCTTTTATTGTTAGAATATTGGTCACAAGAATCTCAATATAATGCCGCTGATTGGAAAGCAGAGATTACTGAATTTAGATTTCAGATCAAGGGTATCTTAACCAAAAATTTACAAAATTTTTTAGTTAGCAGATTTGAGTTAATTTATCAAAATAGTCTTAAATATACTAAGAGAAAAACTGAGCTTAATACTTTTCCTCAAAAATGTCCTTATAGTCTCGAACAATTATTAGATGAAGATTGGTTCCCGACAAAATGA
- a CDS encoding cell division protein SepF — MKTESMSSIPRFDWSANQNLQSEVVVKTINAVEETREALQLLQSRKVVILVLDQLTTDKAQRVVDWMAGGTCAIDGQTFWISEKTFMFVPNQVEIKSQRSVPSSPSPCLKDISKDFPS; from the coding sequence ATGAAAACAGAATCAATGAGTAGTATTCCTAGATTTGATTGGTCTGCTAACCAGAATCTTCAATCAGAGGTTGTTGTTAAAACAATCAATGCAGTAGAGGAGACTCGTGAAGCTTTGCAACTTTTGCAATCTCGTAAGGTGGTTATTTTAGTTTTGGATCAATTAACCACAGATAAAGCGCAACGAGTCGTTGATTGGATGGCAGGAGGCACTTGTGCTATTGATGGGCAAACGTTTTGGATTAGTGAAAAGACATTTATGTTTGTGCCTAATCAAGTTGAAATAAAATCTCAACGGTCTGTCCCTAGTTCCCCTTCCCCTTGTTTAAAAGACATATCGAAAGACTTCCCCAGTTAA
- a CDS encoding GspE/PulE family protein has product MSNHSPESLNCEATLIGQKLPDCEATIVADESPPQELGVPTNVNFNDTQSQTVVTLVNKFLAKAVEKQATHLEIEPEANFLSIRYGDKNSLKPLLDPLPKKLTSAILSRLKLMAELDINQSQTPQKGRIRKRGGGRTIHFFVQTQPSFYGEKMTIRVVDSAVKPPHLDNLISDALMRQSLEEMMKRSSGLFLVTSPQKQVPTPLLYSLFSKHPSNPKEMATVEQSISYLLSGMSQIEIDVDKEKDYPEVLQSLLEQDKPRIMVDRLSNPSVARMVAESAKNDRFVLTSLSAEDGISAIALLREMVTPRLLADTLIGVVHQHSLPRLCPACRTVHELSAAELAQWGISQDNKGEHTFYQARSLNDIEIEQMREKGRLCRQCNGEGYDGQVHLYEFHPITPGLKTAIAQGTNLDELKHIRFQGQQSSLMTRGLALVEQGQISLIQLKQLCPDNPDHSLQSEAITPLPTNLIQRLETMETLLMTLTQEFNQLKQSLKPPVSSTEPTTTVSFVETSIGTSWVDENSQATQMNEGLTPDIDLSKETITADSNLYEELQDPGDWEALKRELDPNKETMITTDFPSEEETAANPFKSIPDPWS; this is encoded by the coding sequence ATGTCTAATCACTCCCCAGAATCTTTAAATTGTGAAGCCACTTTGATCGGTCAAAAACTACCTGATTGTGAAGCGACGATTGTTGCGGATGAATCCCCCCCTCAAGAATTGGGCGTACCAACCAACGTGAATTTCAATGACACACAATCCCAGACGGTTGTTACCCTGGTTAATAAATTTCTGGCCAAAGCAGTAGAAAAACAAGCCACTCACCTTGAGATTGAACCAGAAGCTAATTTTCTCAGCATTCGCTACGGTGACAAAAATAGCCTCAAACCTCTCCTTGATCCCTTACCCAAAAAATTAACTTCAGCTATCTTATCCCGCTTAAAATTAATGGCGGAGTTAGACATTAACCAATCTCAAACCCCACAAAAAGGTCGTATTCGGAAACGAGGAGGTGGGCGCACTATTCATTTTTTCGTACAAACTCAGCCCAGTTTTTATGGGGAAAAAATGACGATTCGTGTGGTCGATAGTGCTGTAAAACCTCCTCATTTGGACAATCTCATTTCGGATGCACTGATGAGACAATCCCTCGAAGAAATGATGAAACGTTCTTCAGGGTTATTCTTAGTCACCAGTCCCCAAAAACAAGTCCCCACACCCCTTCTTTATAGCTTGTTCTCCAAACACCCATCCAACCCCAAAGAAATGGCAACGGTAGAACAATCCATTAGTTATCTACTCTCTGGGATGAGTCAAATTGAAATCGATGTGGACAAGGAAAAGGATTATCCAGAGGTCTTGCAATCTCTTCTAGAACAAGATAAACCAAGGATTATGGTGGATCGTCTCTCAAATCCGTCGGTAGCCCGTATGGTAGCAGAGAGTGCTAAGAATGACCGTTTTGTTCTGACCAGTCTCAGTGCCGAAGATGGAATCAGTGCCATCGCTTTATTAAGGGAAATGGTGACTCCTCGTTTATTAGCAGATACATTAATTGGAGTTGTTCATCAACACAGTCTTCCTCGTTTATGTCCTGCTTGTCGTACGGTTCATGAACTCAGTGCAGCAGAATTAGCTCAATGGGGCATTTCCCAGGACAACAAGGGTGAACATACCTTTTATCAAGCCCGTTCCCTGAACGACATAGAAATCGAACAGATGAGGGAAAAAGGACGACTTTGTCGACAATGTAACGGCGAAGGATACGATGGACAAGTCCACCTCTATGAATTCCATCCCATCACTCCAGGATTAAAAACGGCGATCGCTCAAGGAACTAATTTAGACGAACTCAAACACATTCGTTTTCAGGGTCAACAGTCTTCTTTAATGACCAGAGGGCTTGCATTGGTTGAACAAGGACAAATCAGTTTAATCCAATTAAAGCAGTTGTGTCCTGACAACCCCGATCATTCCCTTCAATCCGAAGCCATCACCCCATTACCAACTAACCTCATTCAGCGTCTGGAAACAATGGAAACATTGTTAATGACTTTGACTCAAGAATTTAATCAACTCAAACAATCATTAAAACCGCCAGTTTCCTCGACAGAACCAACAACAACAGTTTCTTTTGTGGAGACATCCATAGGCACTTCGTGGGTGGATGAAAACTCACAAGCAACTCAGATGAATGAGGGTTTAACCCCAGATATTGATCTGTCTAAAGAAACCATTACGGCTGATTCTAATTTATATGAAGAATTACAAGATCCTGGAGATTGGGAAGCCTTAAAACGAGAATTAGATCCCAACAAGGAGACGATGATAACAACAGATTTCCCCTCTGAGGAAGAAACGGCAGCTAATCCTTTTAAATCAATTCCTGATCCTTGGTCATAA
- a CDS encoding PhoH family protein — protein sequence MTETSQTLQLPSHESAIALAGVAEENLKFLSRHTGANLVLRGQELSIYGPEKPVERVIKVLRSLQPYWEEAKTISRPDLMTAFQALDTGRMDEYQDLQKSVLARTRRGEVVRAKTFRQKQYIKAIQKHDVTFCIGPAGTGKTFLAAVLAVRALLNDECERLILTRPAVEAGEKLGFLPGDLQQKVNPFLRPLYDALYEFIDPQRIPDLMERGQIEVAPLAYMRGRTLSNAFVIVDEAQNTTPAQLKMVLTRLGFGSKMVVTGDITQTDLPRHQESGLVVATNILKSVEGIAFCQFSQADVVRHPLVQRIVEAYEKFEN from the coding sequence ATGACCGAAACTTCTCAAACCCTTCAATTACCCAGTCATGAAAGTGCGATCGCTTTAGCCGGTGTGGCCGAAGAAAACCTCAAATTCCTCTCCCGTCACACTGGGGCTAACTTAGTCTTGCGAGGTCAAGAATTGAGTATTTATGGACCTGAAAAACCTGTCGAACGGGTGATTAAAGTTTTGCGATCGCTACAACCCTACTGGGAAGAAGCGAAAACCATTTCTCGTCCCGATTTAATGACGGCGTTTCAAGCGTTAGATACGGGACGCATGGACGAATACCAAGACCTACAGAAGTCTGTTTTAGCAAGAACTCGCCGAGGGGAAGTGGTTCGGGCGAAAACCTTTCGACAAAAGCAATATATTAAAGCGATACAAAAACACGATGTTACTTTTTGTATTGGTCCAGCGGGAACAGGAAAAACATTTTTAGCTGCGGTTTTAGCGGTTAGGGCGTTATTAAATGATGAATGTGAACGCTTAATTTTAACCCGTCCGGCGGTAGAAGCTGGGGAAAAATTGGGCTTTTTACCAGGAGATTTACAACAAAAAGTTAACCCTTTTTTAAGACCTTTATACGATGCGTTATACGAGTTTATTGATCCCCAAAGAATTCCTGATTTAATGGAAAGAGGACAAATAGAAGTTGCCCCGTTAGCTTATATGAGAGGACGTACTTTAAGCAATGCCTTTGTTATCGTTGATGAGGCGCAAAATACCACACCGGCACAATTAAAAATGGTGTTGACACGGTTAGGGTTTGGCTCAAAAATGGTAGTAACAGGGGACATTACCCAAACCGACTTACCGAGACATCAAGAGTCAGGTTTAGTGGTGGCTACTAACATTTTAAAATCGGTCGAAGGTATTGCTTTTTGTCAGTTTTCTCAAGCGGATGTGGTTCGTCATCCTTTGGTTCAAAGAATTGTGGAAGCTTATGAGAAGTTTGAAAATTAA
- a CDS encoding serine/threonine-protein kinase, producing MNTGLPPQTMVNDRFRILRQLGQGKLGRTYLAQDPHRFNDFCILQEFAPDVCDTSALKKTEELFQRKAQILYTLDHPQIPRFRELFSCQQGEKMTLFLVQDYVKGLTYRQQLQERLKAGKLFTETEVRQFLLEVLPVLHYLHEKGIIHRDLTPDNIIARQENNLPVLIDFGSVKQLSTIANTYFKQPELLTTKLIQVGQPGYAPQEQIEKGIVTANSDLYGLAATACVLMTGKEPLELQDKQSLSWSFPANLLISSHLSRVLLKMLAKNPSDRYTSAQEVIKVLTQSSPQPITPPTLVVKSAIMPQTSSPKVTISPKQKTEQNMTVTNSKNTPITGCLGKLFLFLMLILGSGTMGWWAGKLWISQILNTQENNQPQSVFSEESSTPTISDQELQRKTEIRTRRRQLGLDHSWFVAVVDELFWDKYPNQRNKILTNEKDDASLRNTWDEIATQVLNTLESLDLESLEEIGGYTQSQRTIWKQQANGLYLSSRALYDLVDGRFFAAFPDQKNQDFIDKPIGQIWNAMIADTITKLQAGDNYERIGIELQQDQIIQRRKQLEAGQGNAYVANLNAYQSIEVKLEGDRNLLLSIYSPTGNNNILEDSSTHQWSGELSENGYYEFTVVSKSKKTINYELSITIID from the coding sequence ATGAATACTGGGCTACCACCTCAAACTATGGTCAATGACCGCTTTAGGATTCTACGCCAACTTGGTCAAGGAAAGCTAGGAAGAACCTATTTAGCCCAAGATCCTCATCGCTTCAATGATTTTTGTATTCTTCAAGAATTTGCTCCGGATGTTTGTGATACGTCAGCTTTGAAAAAAACAGAAGAATTATTCCAACGCAAAGCACAAATTCTTTATACATTAGATCATCCTCAAATCCCTCGTTTTCGGGAATTATTTTCTTGCCAACAAGGAGAAAAAATGACCCTTTTTTTAGTGCAAGATTATGTAAAAGGACTAACCTATCGTCAACAATTACAAGAACGTCTAAAAGCAGGAAAACTATTTACAGAAACAGAAGTTAGACAATTTTTGTTAGAGGTTTTACCGGTTCTCCATTATCTCCACGAAAAAGGAATTATTCACCGTGATCTTACCCCTGATAATATCATTGCTCGTCAAGAGAACAACTTACCCGTTTTAATCGATTTTGGTAGTGTTAAACAATTATCCACCATCGCTAATACCTATTTTAAACAGCCAGAATTATTAACTACTAAATTGATACAAGTGGGTCAACCTGGATATGCACCCCAGGAACAGATTGAAAAAGGGATCGTCACTGCCAATAGTGATTTATATGGACTAGCAGCCACAGCTTGTGTTTTGATGACAGGGAAAGAACCCCTAGAATTACAAGACAAACAAAGTTTAAGCTGGAGTTTTCCTGCAAACTTGCTTATTAGTTCCCATTTAAGCCGTGTTTTGCTGAAAATGTTAGCCAAAAATCCAAGCGATCGCTATACTTCAGCCCAAGAAGTTATCAAAGTTCTTACCCAGTCTTCTCCTCAACCCATTACCCCTCCCACTCTAGTCGTAAAGTCTGCTATAATGCCTCAGACTTCTTCGCCAAAAGTGACCATTTCCCCTAAGCAAAAAACAGAACAGAACATGACAGTAACCAACAGCAAAAATACTCCCATTACTGGCTGTTTAGGTAAGTTATTTTTATTTTTGATGCTAATTTTAGGATCAGGAACAATGGGATGGTGGGCAGGAAAATTATGGATTTCTCAAATCCTCAATACTCAGGAAAATAATCAACCACAATCGGTTTTTTCTGAGGAATCATCAACCCCTACAATTAGTGATCAAGAATTACAACGTAAAACAGAAATACGAACCCGTCGTCGTCAGTTAGGATTAGATCATAGTTGGTTTGTAGCCGTGGTCGATGAATTATTTTGGGATAAATATCCCAATCAAAGAAATAAGATTTTAACGAACGAAAAAGATGATGCCTCTTTACGAAATACATGGGATGAAATTGCTACGCAGGTATTAAATACCTTAGAATCTCTTGATTTAGAATCATTAGAAGAAATTGGAGGTTATACCCAAAGTCAACGAACTATTTGGAAGCAACAAGCTAATGGTTTATATTTAAGTAGTCGTGCTTTATATGATTTAGTAGATGGTCGTTTTTTTGCTGCTTTTCCTGATCAAAAAAATCAAGATTTTATCGATAAGCCTATCGGTCAAATCTGGAATGCTATGATTGCAGATACCATCACAAAATTACAAGCAGGAGATAATTATGAAAGAATAGGCATTGAACTACAACAAGACCAAATTATTCAACGGCGTAAACAATTAGAAGCTGGTCAAGGAAATGCTTACGTTGCTAACTTAAACGCTTACCAAAGCATTGAGGTGAAATTAGAAGGCGATCGCAATTTACTGTTATCTATTTATTCTCCTACAGGTAATAATAATATACTAGAAGATTCTTCCACTCATCAATGGTCAGGAGAACTGAGCGAAAATGGGTATTATGAGTTTACTGTAGTCTCCAAAAGTAAAAAAACTATCAACTATGAACTGAGTATTACTATCATAGATTAA
- the hypD gene encoding hydrogenase formation protein HypD: MKFVDEYRSADLAQKYVEEIRKSVTQPWTIMEICGGQTHSIVKYGIDSLLPPEITLIHGPGCPVCVTPIELIDCALKIASLSNVIFCSFGDMLRVPGSEKDLLTIKASGGDVRIVYSPLDSLKIAQENPDKEVVFFAVGFETTTPATAMAVYQAKQQGINNFSLLVSHVLVPPAMEALLSSPNCVVQGFLAAGHVCTVMGYEAYEPIAKKYQVPIVVTGFEPIDVLQGIYHCIQQLETGKFDCENQYLRSVKTQGNSLAQQVIQEVFEVVPRCWRGIGKIEESGLGLRPEYALYDALKRFEAELSSLTPSTAPEVCISGQIMQGYKKPNDCPAFGTQCTPENPLGAPMVSSEGACAAYYRYRHHQQTAPC, translated from the coding sequence ATGAAATTTGTTGATGAATATCGCAGTGCAGATTTAGCGCAAAAATATGTAGAAGAAATTAGAAAAAGTGTGACTCAACCTTGGACCATTATGGAAATTTGTGGCGGGCAAACTCACTCTATTGTTAAATACGGAATCGATAGTTTATTACCTCCTGAAATAACCCTGATTCATGGGCCAGGTTGTCCTGTTTGTGTGACTCCTATTGAGTTAATCGATTGTGCGTTAAAAATTGCCAGTCTTTCTAATGTTATTTTTTGTTCTTTTGGGGATATGTTACGGGTTCCTGGAAGTGAAAAAGATTTATTAACTATCAAAGCGTCTGGGGGAGATGTTCGCATTGTTTATTCACCCTTAGATAGTTTAAAAATTGCCCAAGAAAATCCTGATAAAGAGGTGGTTTTTTTTGCTGTTGGCTTTGAAACCACTACACCAGCAACGGCGATGGCAGTGTATCAGGCCAAACAACAGGGAATTAATAACTTTTCTTTATTAGTTTCTCATGTCTTGGTTCCTCCGGCCATGGAAGCCCTTTTATCCTCTCCTAATTGTGTGGTTCAAGGATTTTTAGCAGCCGGTCATGTTTGTACAGTCATGGGTTATGAAGCTTATGAACCCATTGCTAAAAAATATCAAGTTCCTATCGTTGTAACTGGCTTTGAACCGATCGATGTTTTGCAAGGAATTTATCATTGTATTCAACAGTTAGAAACAGGAAAATTTGACTGTGAAAATCAATATCTTCGTTCGGTGAAAACCCAAGGCAATTCCTTAGCCCAACAAGTCATTCAAGAAGTTTTTGAAGTGGTTCCCCGTTGTTGGCGAGGCATTGGAAAAATTGAAGAGAGTGGGTTAGGATTGCGCCCAGAATATGCCCTGTATGATGCCTTAAAACGCTTTGAAGCCGAGTTATCATCCTTGACCCCATCCACTGCCCCAGAGGTGTGTATCAGTGGTCAAATCATGCAAGGTTACAAAAAGCCCAATGATTGTCCTGCCTTCGGAACCCAATGTACTCCGGAAAACCCCCTAGGCGCACCGATGGTATCGTCAGAAGGGGCTTGTGCAGCCTATTACCGCTATCGACATCATCAACAAACCGCCCCTTGTTAA
- the apcB gene encoding allophycocyanin subunit beta has product MQDAITSVINSADVQGKYLDGAAMDKLKSYFATGELRVRAASVISANAAAIVKEAVAKSLLYSDVTRPGGNMYTTRRYAACIRDLDYYLRYSTYAMLAGDPSILDERVLNGLKETYNSLGVPVGSTVQAIQAMKEVTAGLVGADAGKEMGVYFDYICSGLS; this is encoded by the coding sequence ATGCAAGACGCAATTACCTCCGTCATTAATTCCGCCGACGTACAAGGAAAGTACCTTGATGGCGCTGCTATGGACAAACTGAAAAGCTACTTTGCTACCGGAGAACTCCGTGTACGCGCTGCTAGTGTTATCAGTGCTAACGCTGCTGCTATTGTTAAAGAAGCAGTTGCGAAGTCCTTACTATATTCCGATGTTACCCGTCCTGGTGGTAATATGTACACCACTCGTCGTTACGCTGCTTGTATTCGTGACCTCGACTACTACTTACGTTATTCCACCTATGCTATGTTAGCGGGTGATCCTTCAATCCTCGATGAGCGTGTTCTCAATGGATTAAAAGAAACCTACAATTCCTTAGGTGTTCCCGTTGGTAGCACTGTTCAAGCGATTCAAGCGATGAAAGAAGTGACCGCTGGTCTCGTTGGTGCAGACGCAGGAAAAGAAATGGGTGTTTATTTTGACTACATTTGCTCTGGCTTAAGCTAG
- the tig gene encoding trigger factor: protein MKVTQEKLPDSQIGLEIEIPAETGKKAYETKVNTLARTANIPGFRKGKVPRPILLQRLGTRYIKAVTLEELVQKSLEKALEQESIDSIGNYTLRSSLDELIEKFKPGEPFTFLAAVDVPPTVELGDYQTLSVKAEETVYDPQQLEDWFKERQEKLATLVPVEDRGAEMGDVAIVDYKGVSTPEGEGEGEPIEGVEGTDFRVDLEPGRFIEGMVEGIVGMKPEETKELPLTFPDDYPREDLAGKPVTFTITLKELKAKELPELDDDFAEEVSEYETIAELRESLEKQFQESAENETKQSIHTAITSELSKVCTVDLPDTLVQDEVTRVLTQTAMQMEQMGIDLGQLFTQENLPKLRENARPEAIERLKQTLILQEIAKVEAITLEDSEIEERSNEIKEQLQGQEVDPDKLREVIEEQLTTEKTLNWLQEKATVELVPKGTLEAEKETESESGEEPTNTQETE, encoded by the coding sequence ATGAAAGTAACCCAGGAAAAACTCCCCGATAGTCAAATTGGCTTAGAAATTGAAATTCCCGCCGAAACGGGTAAAAAAGCCTATGAAACCAAGGTCAATACCTTGGCCCGTACTGCCAATATTCCTGGGTTTCGTAAAGGTAAAGTTCCTCGTCCCATTCTGCTACAACGATTAGGAACCCGCTACATCAAAGCTGTCACCCTAGAAGAATTAGTCCAAAAAAGCTTAGAAAAAGCCCTAGAACAAGAATCCATTGACTCCATTGGTAACTATACCTTACGTTCTAGTTTAGATGAATTGATTGAAAAATTTAAACCAGGAGAACCGTTTACCTTTTTAGCGGCCGTTGATGTACCCCCAACGGTAGAATTGGGAGACTATCAAACCCTTTCGGTTAAAGCTGAAGAAACAGTCTATGACCCCCAACAGTTAGAAGACTGGTTCAAAGAACGACAAGAGAAATTGGCCACCCTCGTTCCTGTTGAAGATCGTGGCGCAGAAATGGGAGATGTGGCTATTGTGGACTATAAGGGTGTGTCCACCCCTGAAGGAGAAGGAGAAGGAGAACCCATTGAAGGAGTAGAAGGAACTGACTTCCGTGTTGATCTCGAACCTGGAAGATTTATTGAGGGGATGGTAGAGGGTATTGTGGGGATGAAACCCGAAGAAACGAAAGAATTACCCCTAACCTTTCCTGATGATTACCCTAGGGAAGATTTAGCTGGAAAACCAGTTACCTTTACCATTACCCTCAAAGAACTCAAAGCAAAAGAATTACCTGAACTAGATGATGATTTTGCTGAGGAAGTGAGTGAGTATGAAACCATTGCTGAACTAAGAGAGTCCTTAGAAAAGCAATTCCAAGAGTCAGCAGAAAACGAGACTAAACAAAGTATTCATACCGCCATTACTTCAGAATTGAGCAAAGTTTGTACAGTGGACCTTCCTGATACTTTAGTTCAAGATGAAGTTACCAGAGTCCTCACTCAAACTGCCATGCAAATGGAACAAATGGGGATTGATTTAGGGCAACTCTTCACTCAAGAAAACTTACCCAAATTACGGGAAAATGCTCGTCCTGAAGCCATTGAAAGACTCAAACAAACCTTAATTTTACAAGAAATTGCTAAAGTTGAGGCCATCACCCTAGAAGACTCAGAAATTGAGGAAAGAAGCAATGAAATTAAAGAACAATTGCAAGGACAAGAGGTCGACCCTGATAAGTTAAGAGAAGTCATAGAAGAACAACTAACGACCGAGAAAACCCTGAATTGGTTACAAGAAAAAGCTACAGTGGAATTAGTTCCCAAAGGAACTTTAGAAGCAGAAAAGGAAACTGAGTCTGAATCAGGAGAGGAACCAACTAATACCCAAGAGACAGAATAG